The stretch of DNA CGGATTCACCCTACGGCTCTCACTCTGCTACCTGGAGATGGCCGCCGAGTTTATGGTGTCTAGTCTCTTTTAGGTTTCTCTGATTTTTCCGATTTTTATGGATGATTGGCGATCGCTCATGACCCCCTCCACACTTAGCTCTCACCATCTCTCTGCAATTCTTCCGGCTGCCGCTGCTGTGTACCAATGGACAGAAGCTGATTTTCTCAGTTTGCTGCAAAGTGTCGTTGGGCAAGTAGGGTTGACGATAGTGGGAGAGCTGGCATTTACCTTTCAGCCCCACGGTGTTTCTGCGATCGCCCTGTTAGCGGAATCCCACGTAGCTCTACATTTCTGGCCAGAGAAAGCCAAGATCACGGTTGACATTCACGTCTGCGATTTTGAGCAAGGCAACCAGATCAAAGCTGAACAGTTAGCGCAACTGCTGAGCTTGCAAATTACAGGGGAGAGTGGTGTAGAGCATTGGCACTGTTTATCAATCACAAGTTAACCCTGTCGTAGAGAAAACTGTGGGAGAAAAGGTAAATCACCCGAGTAGTATTTTTTACCTGTTGTGAATGTGTAAGCCAGTCTGCGCTTAGGGGGAATGATGAGATACAGCATCCGCCTAGCGATTTCTCGGCAAAACCAACCATGCAGACTTCGGTAAACGATTTAACCTTGTCCCAAAGCTTTCTGATGAAAGTGATCAATGGGATGCCCGACCCCATTTTTATCAAGGATCGTCAACACCGATGGCTCTTTCTCAACGATGCCTTCTGCGACTTTTTGGGTCGTAGTCGTGAGACCTTGCTCGGCAAATCAGATTATGAATTTTTTCCCCAGCAGCAAGCAGAAGTCTTTTGGCAGCAAGATGAATTGACCTTTACGACGGGCATCCCTCAGGAAAACGAGGAAAGCTTTACTAACGCCCGTGGAGAAACGTATATTGTCGCCACCAAGAAATCAGTCTTTGAAGATGACACAGGCAACATCCTGCTGATTGGCACCATTCGTGACATCAGCGAAGCGAAGCGCGACGAAAACGAACGCAAGCAAATCGAAGCAGAACGCCAACAATCAGAACTGGCTCTCCAACGGCGGGAGGAGCAAGTACGCCTGTTTGTCGAACATACCCCTGCGGCAGTAGCAATGCTCGATCGCGAACTGCGCTACCTGATGGTTAGTCGCCGCTGGCTCGATGATTACGGTTTAGGCGATCGCGACATTCAAGGTTGCTGTCACTACGATCTTTTTCCAGAAATCCCCGATCGCTGGCGGGAGATTCACCAACGTTGTCTAGCCGGGGCTGTGGAGTGTTGTGATGAAGAAGCATTTCTCCAAGCCGATGGCACCGTAGATTGGCTGAAATGGGAAGTACGGCCTTGGTATGACCGCAGTGGAGAAGTGGGCGGCTTGATCATGTTTACCCAGGTGATCACTAAGCGCAAACAGGCAGAATTGGCTCTGCAACAAGCCAACGAAGAATTAGAGTTTCGCGTCGAAGTCCGAACCGCTAAATTGCAGCAGCTCGTCGCTCGACTCCAGCAAGAAATTTGCGATCGCGAAGCCAGTGAAGAACGCTTCCGAGCCATCTTTGAAAACTCTGGTATGGGGATTGCGGTAGTAGGGCCAGACCTGAAGTTTCGCCAAGCCAATTCTTGCTGGCAACAACTGATTGGCTACGGCGAAGCAGAATTACCCATCATGACCCCCCAAGACCTAACCTTGCCGGAAGATTGGGCGATCGAGGAACCCTTGTGTCTGGCTTGCATCATGGGCACGAGAGACAGCTTCCAGCGAGAACGTCGTTTTCTTTGTGCCGACGGTAGCCTAGTCTGGGCCAACTTAACCGTTTCAGCGATTCGAGATCCGAGGGGACAGTTTCAATTTTTTGTGGCGCTGGTCGAGGATATTACCGAACGCAAACGGGCAGAAGATGAGCGCAAACAGGCGGAATCAGAGCGCGATCGCTTCTTTACCCTGGCTGGGGATATGTTGGGCATTGCTGGAGTCGATGGCCACTTCAAGCGGATCAACCCTGCTTTCGAGCAGACGCTGGGGTACACAGCCGCAGAGTTAACCGCTCAGCCGTTCATTGATTTTGTCCATCCTGAGGATCAATCAACGACTGCTGCCGAGACTGCCCAACTTTTAAGTGATAAAGGCAGCATTTCTTTCGAGAATCGCTACCGCTGCAAGGATGGTTCCTACCGCTGGCTCTCTTGGACTTCCACACCTTACGCTCAAGAAGGGCTAATCTACGCCACTGCTCGCGATATTACCGAGCGCAAACAAACCGAAGAGGCGCTCAAAGCTAGTGAATCCCAGTATCGCGACTTGGTACAGACGGCCAATTGTATTATTCTCCGCTGGGATACAAGTGGTACGATTCGGTTTATCAATGATTACGGAGCCCGTTTTTTTGGCTTCGCTACAGGCGAACTGGTGGGACAGAATGTAGTTGGCACCATTGTTCCTGAGACCGAAACTTCTGGCCGAGATCTGCAAATGTTGATGATCGCCATTCATCAGCATCCCGAAGACTACGCCTACAACGAAAATGAGAACCGCTGCCAAGATGGGCGACGGGTGTGGATTGCCTGGGCGAATAAACCGATCCTGAATGAACAAAACCAGCTGATTGAAGTTCTTTCGGTGGGCACGGATGCGACCGAGCGTAAACAGACGGAAGAAGCTTTGCGCCAGAGCCAGAAACGCTATGCCACCCTAGCTGCCACCGTTCCAGTGGGCATCTTTCGCACCGATGCGGTGGGTCACTGTATTTATGTGAATCAGCGTTGGTGCCAGATTACGGGTCTGACTCCTTCCACAGCTAAGGGCAGCGGTTGGGTGGGGGCGATTCATCCTGAAGATAGCGATCGCGTCTCGCTAGCATGGCAGCAATCAGTCCAGGCTAAACAAGCCTTCCGCCTAGAGTATCGCTTCCAGCGTCCTGATGGCTCCATTTCCTGGGTCTTTGGGCAGGCGGTGGCGGAAAAAGGCATTGAGGGCGAAGTGGTGGGCTATGTCGGCACTGTGACGGATATTAGCGAACGCAAACTGGTTGAAGATGAGCGCAAACAAGCCGAAGCGCAACTCCAGCAACAAACCGCAGACCTCGCAGCCGCCTTGCAAGAACTCCAGCGCACCCAAGCCCAGATGGTACAAAGCGAAAAGATGTCGAGCTTGGGGCAGCTAGTGGCAGGAGTCGCCCATGAAATTAATAATCCAGTCAACTTCATTTATGGCAACCTGAGTCATGCTCGTACCTACACGCAAGATCTCCTGGGCTTAGTGCAGCTTTACCAAGAACACTACACCACTCCAGTTCCGGCGATCGCGGCTGAAGCTGAAGCTATTGACCTAGAGTTTCTGCTAGAGGATTTGCCTAAGATTCTCGATTCGATGCAGGTGGGAGCCGAGCGGATTCAAAAGATTGTGACCTCCCTCCGGACTTTCTCGCGCATGGACGAAGCGGAGGTGAAAGCGGTAGACCTACACGACGGCATCGATAGCACCGTGATGATTTTGCAGCATCGTTTTAAGGCCAAGAGCGATCGCGTTGAAATTCCCGTGATCAAGCACTACGGAGATTTACCCCGGATAGAATGCTATGTCGGGCAACTCAATCAGGTGTTTATGAATATCTTGAGTAATGCGATCGATGCCCTAGAAGAGGCCCTAGAGCAGGGTAAGCAGTTTACGCCTACGATTCAAATTCAGACCGAACTGACTCCTCATCAGGAGGCAATCATTCGGATTACAGACAATGGTTGGGGTATTCCCGCCCAGATCAAGCAGCGATTATTTGATCCTTTCTTCACGACTAAAGCGGTGGGTAAAGGCACAGGCATGGGGCTATCGATTAGCTATCAGATTGTCACCGAAAAGCATGGTGGCTCTCTGGCTTGCACCTCGGAACTGGGCCAAGGAACTGAATTCGTGATTACCATTCCGTTGCACCAAGCCGCTCACCTCAACTAATCAACGCTAGGACGCTCAGCCAAATCTAGCTTTCCATTCGGGACGGAGGAGACCGTAAAGGTACATATCGTAGCGATCGCCGCTGCGGTGGACAAACTCTCGGTAGACTCCCTCGCGTTGGAAACCGAGCTTTTCGTATAGAGCGATCGCGCGATCGTTGTAGCTAAAAACGGTGAGTTGGATACGGTGCAGATTCAGCTCTTCGAAGGCAAAGGTCAGCGCCAGTTGCATCGCTGCGGAGCCATAACCCTGTCCCCAATGCTCCTCCCCAATGGCAATGCTAATCCAGCTGACTTGGTGATTCCACAGAATCCCGTCTAGTTCTACATATCCCAATAAAGTGTCGTCGGTTGTCACGACAGGTGCGGCTGGACTGGCAGGACGCACAGCAAAAATAAAAGCCTGATTAGATTTCTGGCGTTCTTCCAGCCATTGGCCTAAAAACGTTTCGGAGTAGGGGTAAGCGGGCTGAGCATCTAACAACCGTAGGAAGTCAGATTGTTGATACCACCGGGCTAAAGCGGGTAAGTCTTGGGGCATCCAGCTCGTTAATCGCACGCGATCGCCAGATAGGGAAGTTTTGCCCAACATGGCTTACTGCCCTCCGCTGCCTGTTGGTGCTGCCAACCTGACGCTGAGTGACATTAAGTGTCAGCCTGTCTAGTTAGAAATTGCCGCAAACTCAAAAGCGCCACCGTTTGGCCCGCATTAAGCGGTAAGAGCGAAACCCCTTCTAGGCGCGATTGCAGCCAGCCATCACCCCAACACCACTCATGGAAGCCATCTACCCCTTGGCTTAGGAGCAAGCGCAGACAATTCGGTTCCGCTACATCTACTTGATGCTGAATTGCGATCGGACCAAGCCAACTGGTGAACGATAGCCCAGCATGCAACTGTTCTGGCAGTCCAGGGGCGATGCGCTCTGGCCACAACCACTTTTGCAGTTGAGTGGGTTGGAGCAAACTATCCCGAATGGTAGTAGCTGAGGCATTGACCTCAATTCGCAAATTGCTTTGTTGAAAAGTACCCCACATAGGCTTGAGTAGTTGCTCCGCAAATTAACAGTGGTTCTTTCAGTATGCCAAGTCCCAGTAGCTCTTGACCGAGCCACGAGAAACGCGATCGCCTTGTGTAACCCGTGCCAGAATCAGCGCGATCGCTCTCAAGCCCATCAACCCACAACTTAGAATAGAAACAGTGAATTAAGAAATGTAAGGTTTTTTCATGGCGGATCAGTTAATGCGGGCAACTGCGGCTGATGGAGGCATTCGGGCGGTAGGGGTCATCACCACTCGTCTTACCGAGGAAGCTAGACAGCGGCATCAGCTCTCTTATGTGGCGACAGCGGCTCTAGGGCGTACCATGTCATCCGGTTTGCTGTTGGCATCAAGTATGAAACGGCCTGGATCGCGAATCAACATCCGCATTCGGGGAAATGGGCCCCTAGGCGGCATTTTAGTCGATGCGGGCTTAGACGGTACCGTGCGGGGGT from Trichocoleus desertorum ATA4-8-CV12 encodes:
- a CDS encoding S-adenosylmethionine decarboxylase; translated protein: MDDWRSLMTPSTLSSHHLSAILPAAAAVYQWTEADFLSLLQSVVGQVGLTIVGELAFTFQPHGVSAIALLAESHVALHFWPEKAKITVDIHVCDFEQGNQIKAEQLAQLLSLQITGESGVEHWHCLSITS
- a CDS encoding GNAT family N-acetyltransferase, producing MLGKTSLSGDRVRLTSWMPQDLPALARWYQQSDFLRLLDAQPAYPYSETFLGQWLEERQKSNQAFIFAVRPASPAAPVVTTDDTLLGYVELDGILWNHQVSWISIAIGEEHWGQGYGSAAMQLALTFAFEELNLHRIQLTVFSYNDRAIALYEKLGFQREGVYREFVHRSGDRYDMYLYGLLRPEWKARFG
- a CDS encoding PAS domain S-box protein, with product MQTSVNDLTLSQSFLMKVINGMPDPIFIKDRQHRWLFLNDAFCDFLGRSRETLLGKSDYEFFPQQQAEVFWQQDELTFTTGIPQENEESFTNARGETYIVATKKSVFEDDTGNILLIGTIRDISEAKRDENERKQIEAERQQSELALQRREEQVRLFVEHTPAAVAMLDRELRYLMVSRRWLDDYGLGDRDIQGCCHYDLFPEIPDRWREIHQRCLAGAVECCDEEAFLQADGTVDWLKWEVRPWYDRSGEVGGLIMFTQVITKRKQAELALQQANEELEFRVEVRTAKLQQLVARLQQEICDREASEERFRAIFENSGMGIAVVGPDLKFRQANSCWQQLIGYGEAELPIMTPQDLTLPEDWAIEEPLCLACIMGTRDSFQRERRFLCADGSLVWANLTVSAIRDPRGQFQFFVALVEDITERKRAEDERKQAESERDRFFTLAGDMLGIAGVDGHFKRINPAFEQTLGYTAAELTAQPFIDFVHPEDQSTTAAETAQLLSDKGSISFENRYRCKDGSYRWLSWTSTPYAQEGLIYATARDITERKQTEEALKASESQYRDLVQTANCIILRWDTSGTIRFINDYGARFFGFATGELVGQNVVGTIVPETETSGRDLQMLMIAIHQHPEDYAYNENENRCQDGRRVWIAWANKPILNEQNQLIEVLSVGTDATERKQTEEALRQSQKRYATLAATVPVGIFRTDAVGHCIYVNQRWCQITGLTPSTAKGSGWVGAIHPEDSDRVSLAWQQSVQAKQAFRLEYRFQRPDGSISWVFGQAVAEKGIEGEVVGYVGTVTDISERKLVEDERKQAEAQLQQQTADLAAALQELQRTQAQMVQSEKMSSLGQLVAGVAHEINNPVNFIYGNLSHARTYTQDLLGLVQLYQEHYTTPVPAIAAEAEAIDLEFLLEDLPKILDSMQVGAERIQKIVTSLRTFSRMDEAEVKAVDLHDGIDSTVMILQHRFKAKSDRVEIPVIKHYGDLPRIECYVGQLNQVFMNILSNAIDALEEALEQGKQFTPTIQIQTELTPHQEAIIRITDNGWGIPAQIKQRLFDPFFTTKAVGKGTGMGLSISYQIVTEKHGGSLACTSELGQGTEFVITIPLHQAAHLN